The Fusobacterium massiliense DNA window GGGATTCTTTAAATGAATTATTTTATGAATTTTTTAAATTTTCATATTATCAAGAAATTTTAAAAAATGAAAATAATCTAAAAGAAAAAGCTAATCATAATCTCTCTATTTTAAGTAAATTATTTAAAAGTTTTCAAAAATATATTGATTATAAAAAGATATCATTTAATAAATTAGATGATAGCAATAATTTAGAAGAAAATTTCCCTTTTGTAAGATATTTTTTTGATATATATATAGATATCTTGAAAAATTCTAGAGTTGAAGAAATAGAGAGTGAAGAAGATATACCAAGTAATTGTATACCTTTTTTAAGTATACATCAATCTAAAGGTTTAGAGTTTCCAGTAGTAATTGTATTTAGTCTAGATAAATCTCCAAGAATACTTGATTATTCTAGCACAGAAAATTCTATTGATAGAATGCTTAATTCTAAAGAAGAAGTTTCTGAACAAGAAAAAGAATATCATGATTTTTATAGGAAATATTATGTTGCTTTTACTAGAGCTCAAAAATTATTAGTATTAAGCTCTTATGAAAAAGGGGTAGCAGAAGTTTTTAAAAATTCTTTTTATTCAAATCCTAGTGTAAATAGTATGAAGTATGATTTGAAAGAAATTAGATTAGATAATATTATTGAAAAAGAAGATAAAAGAATTTTTTCATATACAACAGATATAAGTATATATAAAAATTGTCCACAAAGATATTATTTTATAAGAGAAAAAAGTTATGCAACATATTTTAAGAAAGAATTTAATCTTGGAATTATAGCACATAAAGTTATAGAATATATTAATAAGTTACCATTATATGAAATTAATAAAATAGATGAAGAATTTATTGAAAAAATAGTTAAAAATGTATATAAATTTCAGAAAGAAAAAGTAGATGAAAATTTCAAAAGAATTGTAGAGCTTGTAAAAAAATATGTTGAAAATGAAAAAGAAAATTTTAAATATATAAAAGGCTCAGAAGTTTCTGAATATAGTGTGGAAAATAGCTATATACTTTATGGAGAGCTTGATTTAATTTTAGAAAAAGATGATTATATAGAAATAATAGATTTTAAGACAGGAAAATATAGAGAAAATAATATTTATAATGAAAATTATAAAGAACAATTATCATTGTATAAATATTTACTTCAAAAAAAATACAATAAAGAAATAAAAACAAGTCTATACTATTTAGAAGAAGATGAACCTAAAAAAGAAATATTAATAACGAATGAAGACTTTGAAAAAAATTATCAAAATGTAGATGAAATTGCTCAAAATATTTTGGCTAAGAAATTTGATAAAATTGTCTATAATGAAAATTTATGTGAAAGATGTGAATTTAAAAATTATTGTTGGGGGAAATGATGAAAATAGTACATTGCTCAGATCTGCATTTGGGGAAAAGAGATAGTGGAAAAGAAAAATATACTAAAAAAAGATACGAAGACTTTTTTATTGCTTTTGAAAATTTTATAACAGAGGTTGAAAAAATAAAGCCCGATGTCTGTATTATAGCTGGAGATATTTTTGATAAAAAAGAAATAAACTCAAATACTCTTTCAAGAACAGAAGTATTATTAAATAGATTAAAAGCTACTGTCAAAAAACAAATAATAGCAATAGAAGGAAATCATGATAACTCTAAAAATTTAGAAGAGTCTTGGTTAAAATATTTGGAAGAGCAAGGTATTTGGAAACTTTTTTATTATAATAAAGACTTTAAAGAAAATAATTGTTTAAAAATAGATGATGTAAATTTTTATCCGGTAGGCTATCCAGGATTTATGATAGATGAAGCATTAACAGAACTTTCAGAAAAATTAAATCCAAATGAAAAAAACATAGTGATTGTTCATACAGGTATTTCAGGAGGTACGAATACTTTGCCAGGTTTGGTATCGACATCAGTAATAGACTTATTTAAAGATAAGGCAATATATGTAGCTGGAGGACATATTCATTCGTATACAACTTATCCTAAAGAAAAACCATATTTTTTTGTGTCTGGTTCATTAGAATTTTCAAATGTAAAAAATGAAAGCTCAGATAAGAAAGGTTTTATTATTTTTGATACGGATAACAACAATCATGAATTTATTGAAGTGGAACACAGAAAAAGAATAAAAGTAAAATTTGATTATAATAATATAGATGAAATTGAAAATGAATTTGAAACTTTTATTAAAAATTTAAATTTAACAGGAGAAGAAATACTACTTATTTCTACTTATATAAAAAATGGAGAATACTTTAATAAAGAAAAATTAGAAGATATTGCTGAGAAAAATGGAATATTAAAAGTAGATATAGAATTAAAAAGTATAGTTTCTAAAGAAAATAATAAAACAAATGAAATGACAGAAAATATGTGTGTTTTTGATATGGAAAAAAATATAATAAATAATTGGGAAAATGAAAATCTAGGAGAATCAGACAAAGAAAGACTTATAGATAATTTTTCTAAACTAAAAGAATATGCTTTAAATGAGGAAGTTGATAAATTAGAAAAGAAAGGTAAATCAAAAAAAGAAAATGATTTAAACCCTTATTTAGAAGGATTTTTAGAATTATTTGATAAGGTATTGGAGGGAGAATAATAATGTTTATAAAAAAAGTACATCTTGAAAATTATCGTTCACACTCTAATACTACGGTAGAATTTTCTAAGGGTGTAAATCTTATTTTGGGAATGAATGGTAAAGGTAAAAGTTCTATACTTGAAGCTATTTCTATGACACTATTTAACTTAAATGATAGAACTGGAAAAGAAAACAGTGGTGGAAACTATATAAAATACGGAGAAAAAAAAGCCAGAGTTAATATAACTTTTGTTGCTAACGATGATAGGGAGTATGAGTTAAGAACTACTTTTTCTACAAGTAAGAATAAATCTAAAGAAGATATACAAAAATTAATAGATGAAGCAAACATAGAATATACTGAAAATATAAAAGAAAAATTAGAAGAACTTTGTGGAATAAAAAAAGATTTTAAAGAAATTTATGAAAACATAGTTATAGCAAAACAAAATGAATTTATAAATGTTTTTAAAAAGACTGGAACTGATAGAGAAAAAATTTTTAATAAAATTTTTAATACAGAAGTATACAATATAATGGTTGAAGGTGCTTTAAAAATAGCTGAAAATAAATATGAAAAATCTAGAGATAATGTTTCAAATGAAATAAAAAGTATATCAGATAATATGAAAGATAGACTTCAGTTAGAAGAAAATTTAAAAGTTGAGAAGGAAAAAAGCAACGAAATAAATTCTAAAAATAATAAATTAGAGAAAAAAAGTGAAGAGCTAGAAAAAGAAATAAAAGATTATGAGAATAAAAAAAATGAAATTGAAAAGTTAAGAACTGAGTTAACGTATAAACAAAACTCAATAAAAGAAAAAGAAAATATATTAGTTGAAATTAAAAAGGATAAAGAAATATCTGAAAATGCAAGAAAAAAGCTTTTTGAAAATGAAGCACAATATAATGAGTATATAGAAATAGAGAAAAAACAACAAATATTAAGAGAAAATGTAGCTAGATTAGAAAAAGAACAAAGTTTGAATAAAGATTATAGACACAATATAGAGACATTAGAAATAGATAATAAGAACTTAAATAATTCAATTATAGAATTAGAAGGAGATATTTCTAAAAATGAAAGCAAAAAAGATGAATTTAAAAATGTTATATTAGCCCTTGAACAAAGAGAAGAGGCATTAAAAGTTGAATTAGAAAATTACAGAGAAGCAAGTGAAAAATTAGAGGAATTAGAAAAAGAAAAAAATGAAAAATCTAATGAAAAATTAGTTGTAGAAACAAATTTAAAAAATTTTGAAAATAACAGAAACAAAAAATTAGAGTTATTTGAAAATATTAATATGAATGATATTTCAAAAAAATTATCTGAACTTGCTAAACTGGAAGATGAAATAAAGGTTT harbors:
- a CDS encoding metallophosphoesterase family protein; translation: MKIVHCSDLHLGKRDSGKEKYTKKRYEDFFIAFENFITEVEKIKPDVCIIAGDIFDKKEINSNTLSRTEVLLNRLKATVKKQIIAIEGNHDNSKNLEESWLKYLEEQGIWKLFYYNKDFKENNCLKIDDVNFYPVGYPGFMIDEALTELSEKLNPNEKNIVIVHTGISGGTNTLPGLVSTSVIDLFKDKAIYVAGGHIHSYTTYPKEKPYFFVSGSLEFSNVKNESSDKKGFIIFDTDNNNHEFIEVEHRKRIKVKFDYNNIDEIENEFETFIKNLNLTGEEILLISTYIKNGEYFNKEKLEDIAEKNGILKVDIELKSIVSKENNKTNEMTENMCVFDMEKNIINNWENENLGESDKERLIDNFSKLKEYALNEEVDKLEKKGKSKKENDLNPYLEGFLELFDKVLEGE